Genomic window (Arachis hypogaea cultivar Tifrunner chromosome 13, arahy.Tifrunner.gnm2.J5K5, whole genome shotgun sequence):
agatttttggttggttaagaactatacttgcaacgcatctctTACAAtgatttcttaactcgccaatttccgccacgtcaatttttggcgccgttgccggggagttgcaatagagtgctaagttattgattggaatttatttatttgaagtttattttattttgctactatgagctgcatgtttctttcgttaaatgacgcgttcacttcctgatccaagcttgccagtatttgaccctgagattgaaagaactatttcacatataaggcaagctcgacgtcggttagtcctctctgagggcgaatctgaaacgtcacgtaaggaagaaacaagcccccgttctactgattcggttgatttacgtgcaggtgacatggcagcacctaggagagttactatccaggagcctggagcccctgattttacaatgcaaccgtttcaagcgcatcatccagcagtggctacagactttgaaataaagactgcactactcaacttgatgcccaagtttcatggcttacctgctcaagagcctatcaagcaccttagggacttctaagcagcctgttctactgtcaggcgtgatggtgcagatgaaacttctactatgttgaaagccttcccattctctcttgagggaaaggcgagagagtggtactacacccAACCTGCAGCAACTGTTTCTGattgggatacgcttagaagagaatttttgaaaaaattctttccagctgaagttactgataaactgaggaaagacatttccatgattgtttaaGACGAGTCcaagactctctatgaatactgagagcgcttcaacaaccttctagaagcatgcccccaccatatgattgacaagatagtgttgctcggctacgtcacacagggcatgaggccccaagataagaccacattggaaaatgctagcaatgggtctatgaaaaagtacaagaccactgatgaggcatgacaattgatcagcgacttggctgaatctactaggaatcacaggcagaaacaaggccggtcaaaagctgttacagaggtatcttctagcaaggaaactactgctctgactcagagtatatgtgaaatgaccaacttactgaagtagatgcagttgaatcaacaacaagcgcagcaaagccaacagttaatcccacagagagtgtgcgggatctgtgctgactatagccattatactgatgaatgtccacagctccagcaggaagacaacactgtggcagccactcataacttctatgaccgccccaaccaaggatacaatcaaggtggcagctacaaccatggatggcaagacaattccaaccaaggttggagagataattctaaccagagctggagggacaacaataacagaggaggtacagacaatcaaggatatcagaggtggaataataacaacaacaggcagcagaaccagaaccagccttacagagcacctcacctgaggcaatcccaaggagcacagcacaaccaacaacaagtttcgCAGATCACTCGATCTAAATTCCTCTCCGAGTGACAAAGCACTTTAATCCATTGCACAAGGACAAAGGAACATAGAAAGTTCACTTAATGGCCTAGcatccgctatacaagctctcatctctcagcttGCATCACCCAATACTTCAAATACTCAACctgcaagctccagtggaattccttctcaacccttacccaatccaaagggtggcatcaatgcaatcaccctaaggtctggaaccacactgcaagagaggaatcaggaggagccaatcccatcagaacacgcctcaactgaagaggtggtggaagtagaggatgctgaagaagaagaagaggacatacaagacatggttgaagagaagaagcccaaccacagaaggaagcaccaaaggatgcagacgcTGCGGAAAACGtccttcctattccatttccacaaattgcaaggaagcccaggaagtagATGGAACTTGattccaaaatggtagaaatattcaaaaaggttgaggtaactgtttccctttttgatgttattcagcaggtacctaaatatgcaaagtttctaaaatatttatgtatacataaagacaaaattaatgaattagaaactattcctttaggtagttctatatctgctttaatgggaggtatacctgaaaagtgtagtgatccaggtccatgtatggttaattgtactattggtggtgtgatattttctgactgcatgtgtgatttaggagcatgtgttagtataatgcctttgtctatatatgatactttgaggctccctcccttaaaaaaggtcgacagctcgttttgtgttagcagataaaagcattattacagtggttggaattgctgaagatgtattagtgagcattaaggggctcacatttcccattgacttctatatcctggtgATGCCCCCTAATaactcaggaaggccatcatcaatcctgcttggaagaccattcctgaagacttcaaagttcaagctggacgcattttttggaacttattcttttgaaatagatggcaaaATAGTGAAATTCAGTCTAAATGGAGCTATGGAGCACCCTCCGGATGATcattctatctcccagtgtgacatcatagatgaaaccgtggctgaagttcaccaggaagaattagaagagaagtacacaggGCAAGGTCAAagtgacaatgagggcactttgccattatcaccaactccggatgatccagagcctggccatgagcagaaattggaattaaagcccctccctccacacctcaagtatgcttaccttgaggacaagcagaagtttcccgttatcattgcaagggaactcacttctcaacaagaagaacaactactCAGTGTGTTGAGAAATCACAAGAAAGCAATCGGATGGAgcctggcggatatagtaggcatcagccctcaagtttgtgagcacaaaatattcctagaagagggagaaaagtccgtccgtcaacctcagagaagattgaatcccaccatcttagaagttgtcaagaaagaagtaaccaggttacttgaagcagatattatttaccccatctcagatagcgaatgggtcagtccagtacaagtggtgcccaagaagtctggaatcacaacagtaagaaatgagcatggagagcttctaacaactagagtacagaattcatggagagtttgcattgactataggcgtctcaaccaagccactcgaaaggatcattatcccttgccattcattgatcagatgcttgatcgcctgtcaggtaaatcccattattgttttttagatggttatacaggctattttcaaatccatatagctcctgaagatcaggaaaagactactttcacATGTTCTTTTggcacttatgcttataagagaatgccctttggcttgtgcaatgcaccagctactttccaaaggtgcatgatgagtcttttctctgaccttattgagaactgtatggaggtttttatggatgattttagcgtttatggtgattcatttagcctttgcttggatagtttatctagagtattagatagatgtgtcagtacaaaccttgtattgaattttgaaaaatataactttatggtgaaacaagggattgtactaggacatgttgtatctaatactggcatttctatagatccagcaaaggtggatgttatttctagtttaccttacccctcctctatgagggaagtccattcgttccttggccatgcaggtttttaccggagattcattaaggattttagtaaggtagcactacccttatctagactactgcagaaagatattgagtttaagttcagtgaagattgcaaacaagcgtttgacagactaaagaccgccctgactcaagctccaattgtgagaggaccagactggagccagccatttgaaatcatgtgcgatgcttccaaccatgcaataggagcagcactggctcagcgtgaaggtaaggatccttttgtaattgcttatgcgtctaagactttagacactgctcagtctaattacactactactgagaaagagcttcttgctattgtttttgctctggataaatttcgagcctatctacttggtgctaaagtagtcgtgtactcagaccacgcagctctaaagtatttatcagctaaaaaggagtccaaacaaaggctcatacgttggatactgctactacaagaatttgatttagaaatcaaggacaggagtggtaaccagaatctagtggcagaccacttgagtcgccttgagcacattaaggatacctccactcctataaatgataatttcccattcgacaacttacaagcagtatctgaagtagtcccttggtatgcacctgtagctaattatctagttagccgcacttttcctccaaactttactaagcatcaaagagacaagctgaaaagcgagtccaaatattatatatgggatgacccatatttatggagatgtggcgctgaccaggtaattagacggtgtgtgcctcaatcagaattccagtccattttagaggcctgccactcatctgagagtggaggacattttggccctcaaagaacagctagaaaaattttagactgtggattctggtggcctaccctttttaaagacgctgctgaattttgtaaatcttgtttcccatgccaaaggtttggtaatatatccaagagggatgagatgcctcaacagactatgcttttctgtgaaattttttatgtttggggcattgacttcatgggtccatttccaaattctaatggttatttttatatattgttagctgtagattacgtttctaaatgggtggaagcaattcctacccatactgatgatgctatcactgttgtttcctttgttagaaaccacattatttgtcgctttggatcaccacgagcaatcgtgagcgatcaaggcacccatttctataactggagactaacaggattactgaagaagtatgggatagttcataaagtggcaacagcctaccatccccagactaatgggcaagctgaggtatctaacagagagataaagagtatattgcagaagatagtcaaacctaatagaagagactggagcaccaggctacaagatgcactctgggcatacagaacagcatacaagacacccattgggatgagccccttccacttagtttatggaaaagtctgtcacctcccagttgaggtagagcacaaagccttttgggtagTAAAGCAGTGCAATATGGAATTTGAGAAGGCTGGAACTgagaggaagttgcaactgctAGAATTAGAGAGCCTACGCCTAGAAGCTTAcgagaactcaaggctgtacaaggaaaagatgaaggctgtgcatgataagcacatcaagaggagagagttcaaacctggggactttgtcctcctttacaactctagactgaggctcatgccaggcaagttgagatcaagatggaaaggtccatacagagtagagaaggctgagccatacgaagttttccacctgagtcatccttcaagctctgaattcatcaaagttaatggacatcgcttaaagctatatcatggtgagaaggcgaCAAAAaccaaggagctagagatcttcctcttggaggatccacccacagcagaagactgagctagtggagcgtccaacttaaggatgttaaagcaaagtgctgggtgggagacaacccaccatggtatgatcgtttctttcttttatttctttatttcctttctcaataactcttctcagtactagTGCCTATAGTTTACATCTTCATTTGCATattgcataataaaaaaaagggggcacgcgacgcgacagcgtcgccgacgcgtccgcgtcgcaggtgagtaagaaagaaaaaaaataaatcgaacagaaagtcacgcgggagtgtggctggaggcgtgcctttgggacaaatcgccccacgcgatcgcgtcgctgaccCGTCCGCGTCATCTGGGAATAATGCCTCCTacgtgtccgcgtcacccacgcagacgcgtggcctgaaaatcgacgtaagaaagggtgcatggccgaaagttgtgctggagtggttCTAGGCTGGCGCTAGATGCACAAGCCTTACCACACGAATGCGTGCctaacgcgatcgcgtcgtcttccaatattggccacccacgcgatcgcgtccaccacgcaaacgcgtcaccctggaatttggcaacAATGATTTCGAACTGAGAGTTGCGCGAgcacgaggctgccctcgcgctagtagcaccgaacgagtcacgcgtccgcgtgactgacgcgaccatgTCGCCTCATATAGGCgccatccgcgcgaacgcgtaccccacgcgtccgcgtcgcttgcgccgcacatcTTACCCTAATctaccaaaatatcttatctttctcttccccaaatcctactttttcttttccctccttatttctttcttcccttttcttccttcttccttctttctcactttctactttctctctctctcaccaccattatcaaggtttttttttttcttttcttcttccttacttttctattcttcttttatttttatgttttcttcttcctttctttttctttttatttgcattatccatgttttctttttctttctttttcttttaattggtgttggaaatttattagagtcattatttttatttaaagacttgtttggcaattatatattaatttttaatggttgcttgcatgttcaattcaatactttcaatagcttattcaacatgcatgctatgtgtttgtgaaaacgcccgtatgtcGTTGTGCACTGTTTTTTGATATCTTTTATCCTATTACTctaaaatgcttgcttttcacaaaaccctttttcgtatcatattaattcaatataattgtcattacaatcaggttattagtttgaaaggcttggtaatctaacttgaacattgaatgcttgatctatgctactcatgcctttgcctgcatgccaataaacaccttgcatttaattgtcatcgtatgcacttgctatatttccattgttgatttctcacatgtagtcatgaccatgtgttaacatcattcatctcttagtgtgcattgattaccaccttcccCGCCCTCTTCCCTGCTCTaacccttgacattttaacatactttctcttttctttcttttaggatggccaccaagaaaggcaaggagaaagctactcctaaaTCAACagcagcaaggagaggaaccaaaTGAGCATTTGtgacagagccatcttcaactgcggttaaatcctcaacaaaaagaattaagaggattataaaggttgatgaaaaggagaaagccttcccagcaaaggacactgcgtaattttccaatcgctactgtgagtagatgtttcccatcctggcagaaatgagttacaacaacgaataccttcttatcctcccgacccgtattgctgaatttgttgagccgcaaattgaacgaagacaatagggtttcctacagagacagccacgacaggttaatctttcctgggtagtcgagttctactctaactttcacctgccaaccctacagtctgtctatgtccgtcagaagcaagtccctattatagaagaggccattcagcgagctttagatcttccccctactccagaaggactagtcgcatttcaagaggccgcactcaagcgccagatgtaccaatttgactgggacactgTTCTCaaagttatcgcactacctggcagcagatggatctacggataccatcattCCCGACCTAAGGAAATATTggcttctgcacttaccttggaggctcgcgtgtgggcacagattatgtcccattatgtctttctgagcacccacgagtcctccttcactgcagacatggccattctactatggtgcatcctcacagaccagcctctgaacgtACCAAGatatatccggaatgccatgggacacgtacaaattgcgggcaacttgccttttcccgccttggttttagatctcgtctcagcagctggagtctccgatagagctggagacaccaaagccatgctcccacgggatgatcagtacgtccctaatgggaaatatatTAGACTTCcaacagccactacaagccagcctactgaaccgcctaaagacattcctccttcaacaccacaagcacctacaacaaaccaactgctccatcagatacttgagaggttagatcggcaggaacacaaagcaaagctaagagagcgctgaaacaagcgccgattcacatacctcaaggagctacttaagggaaaatatagagactcagacaccccggactccacttcctttactagcacagggagccatgacggtcccgaccaAGGTTCaaaaaaccggaccggtcatcaaaccgctctagtcactggttcactggtctaaccggttcaaccggtggttcaaccggaaaaaccgtttagagtagaataataaataaattataaatacacatcctaaaatataattatagtctgatataaatcttaaaatatcttcgaaatttaaaacactacataaaatatcatcaaccaaatacatatgatcttatcaaaatccaaactcaaaagttaaatagtaataaaagaatatctaaatattaaatcccAACATCATGGTTTATCAATCAAAATCCGCAAGAACTTGTTGCAAATCTGCTTCGGTGGGATGATCTTCACCTTCATTCCCACCCTGATCAGCAGAAGAAAGAGATGCAGCATAAAGACCACTACTACCACCGCCACTTTGATAtaaatcagcatcaatttcacctaataaaatagaaatgtTATCATTATATGATAAACTAACAACATTCTAATAAATCATTAGAAACTAAATATACTATACTCACGCAATAAGTCATCCACATTACTAGGAAGATCAGGCTCTTTCTCTACAACCTCTTCAGTCACCCAGAAGTCAACTTGACTGATACTTTCATAATCAATTGGATCATGCTgtgtcttttgctttcttttttctttttccttcctaaaaagttaaatacaatatatggagatttaataatttacaaatttattatgataaagatTACAAATGAAACAATATAGTATTTCATGAAACATATATTACCTGGATTTAAGACGCAAATTATAGGTAACATAAACAATGTCATTCAGTCTATCATGCTCcaatctatttcttctttttgtatgaaTCTGGTCAAAAAGGCTCCAATTTCTCTCACACCCAGAAGAAGCAGATGCTTGGCTAAGAATGCGAACAGCTATCTTTTGTAGACATGGAGCAGAGCCTCCGAATAACCTCCACCATTCATCTACCAATTATAAAACCATAACAtattataagatattaattaaaaacATAGGAGCTCAAAACAAGTTACTATTGATTAAACAAATATTCAACCATATTCTTACCAGGCTTAAGTTCAGATGCAGCTGGAATAACTTCTTGTCTATCAAAACTTTCCTTCCGATCTCTATATAAATGTATTTCTTTCATTGCCTGAACTGAATCCAAATTGTTACACTTGCAATACAAGGTAACAAGATCAAGCAAACCTCGCATAACATCAGGTGCTTCTttataattttcattaaaaaagaatTTAGGATTCAGGAAGTAAGTTGCCGCATGAAGATCTTTCTTCAAATGCTTGTCCCATCTTGAGTTGATAATATCTGTGTACGGCTGATATGCAGTCTTGGATTGCCTAAACATCTCCTTAATTGCATCTTCTGCCCTTAGCATTCCTTCATAAACATATCCCAAAGATGGGGGGTCATCAGCATCAACAACCCTCAGCAAGTAAATCAGAGGGCCCACAAGTTTACATACAGTAAAGCAATCGTCCCAAAATTTGGCGTCCAGAATGATAGCACTCACAGCTCTACCAGTAGCACTCCTTCCTAATTTGTGATCAGTGAAAATTGAATCTACAACCAATTGTTGCAACTCCTTTTTACGATCAAAGATGCTCTTCAATGTAATAAACACAGTTGCAAACCGGGTTGCACCAGGACGTACAATTTCTCTCCAATGAGGTCTTTGTCTTAGCCAAGATAAGAAAACCGTATGATTGTATACAAATACTGTGATCTTTGAAGCACGAGTTGCAAGGTTAGAAATATGCGCCATGCTgcttatatcttttaaaataagattaaggcAATGAGCAGCACATGGTGACCAATAGATATTATCATATTTTCTATTGATAAGCCTACCAGCAGCAACATAATTGGCCGCATTGTCAGTCACAACATGCACAATATTATTTGGGCCAATCCATTCAATCACCTCAGAAAACAAAGTACACAAGTGTGAAGCATTTTTTACCATACTGGAAGCATCTACTGATTTCACAAAGCACAAACCTTTAGAACAATACACCAAGAAATTGATTAACGTCCTTTGTCTTTGATCTGTCCAACCATCAGCCATGAGGGTACATCCAGTTTCCTTCCATGCACTCCTATAACTATCAACTAGCATTTGACTTTCTCTTTTAAGATcagccaacaaatgaacccttaaCTTATCATAAGAAGGCCCCTTGTAACCAGGTCCAATACCAGCAACACCATCCAACATATCTTGGAAATATGGCAACATCACAGCATTAAATGGAATTTTACAATCCAAAAGCCACCGAGCAAATCGTTTATCAACCTCGTGTATCGCCTCTTTGTTTTGCAAAACACTCTTAATACTTGGTTGAGCTCCTGGAGTTGTTCTTGGTGCAAACATAGGAGGAATGACTTtggcttttttctttggatcgccTCCAACTCCTTGCTGATTCGAGGTACGCTGCTGTTCCTGTTCTTCTTGGATTGCCTCATCAATTGCATCCTCTACCTCATCACCACCCTCTTCACCAAaacttacttttcttttctttttgctggcCTGAATATCTTTCAACAAATTTTCCATCTGTTTTTCCACATCATATGGAACTTTAGGACATTTTTTCACGTCTCCGGTAATCTTTGCTAGATGTTTCTTCATCCTGTGAATTCCACCTCCATTGAAAACTTGTagacaaaataaatattgatacTGTGGTTTTCCATTCACTGTTTGTAGAGCAACATATTTCCAAGCTAAATCTGTTTTTCCCCTAAGGTTCGAAGAACCTTGTGACTAACTATCGTTAGCACTACGTGAATTAGGATTAGCAGCATCATTCGAAATAGAAGTATCGGCAGGCATGTTATTATTCACAGAATCATTGTTATCAGCAgttgcttcttgattaatactatcttccataactaaaattaataaaacatatatgaaattaaaaacagcCACAGCAATAAACATTAACAATTCTAACAATTCTAACAATTCTAAACAGCCACAGCAGAACAAATTTGAGAAATTCAGCCAGTCAACAAATATGCAAAACCGAGTCAGTTTCCAGCATTAACAAAGTACAAAACAGTAACAAATTTGAGCTACAAAACAGAAATTTGAGCAAAACACAGAAATTGAACTACAAACACAAATTGAACTACAAACAGAAATTGAGCAACAGTGTAACACACAGAAATTCAGCTGCAAACCAAGTTACCAACAAACAGAAATTGAGCTGCAAATCAAGTTACCAACAACCAGAAATTGAGCTGCAAACCAAGTTACCAAGAAACAGAATTTGAGCTGCAAACCAAGTTACTAACAAACAGAAATTGAGCTGCAAACCAAGTTACTAACAAACAGAAATTGAGCTGCAAACCAGGTTACTAACAAAGAAGTTCACAGAGGCAAAGAACAAAGATGAGCAGAGGAAGTCAGTTCACAGAGGCAAGTTGAAGTTCACAGAGGCAAGTCGAAGTTCACAGAGGCAAAGAAGTGAAGAACAAAGATGAGCAGAGACGAGTTACTCACCGCGCGACGATGAAGACGATGGGACAGGGCAGATGAAGACGAGGCAGACGGCTGGCTACTGGGCAGGGAACCAGGCGAAGAAGGAGGGTTACTTGGGCTGACGACCAGGCGACGGCGGTTGGGCTGTTGACCGGTGACCGCGGCAACGAAGGAGGGGGCGGTGGCAGGCTGGGGTTCGGGCGTGGAGGGTTCAGCTTCAGTCTTCTCTCATTCTCTGTTCTCTTCTCTCACGAAGATGAACAACACACAGAATTAGGGATTCGGGGGAAGAAACGGGGGGTGGTTGGGGTCACCGGGTCAGGGTGCTCTTCGGGTCGGGTCGGGTttagggtttcttttttttttaataatgaaacGACGTCATTTACTCAGAACCGGCCGGTTACCGGTTCGGCCCAACCGACCGGTTTTTGGCCGGTTCGCCGGTTTGTCGCTGGTTCTTTCCAGGACGGTTTCTGCAGGAGGACCGGACCGTCTGCATCGCCGATTCACGgttaaaccggtcgaaccggccggtccggtccgattttcagaacattggtcccgactgtggagataatgctaccagcccacctttattcctgacagatggcaccgaagacggtgcaaagccttaagtgtagggaggtcagtcagtacctgacttctggaagtaatttctcttctctaacaccaataaaataggatatttagttagtttttcttttgtaaaataggataaattgc
Coding sequences:
- the LOC112735332 gene encoding uncharacterized protein; this translates as MVSAGIISEQGPSLRKSSEPVLLTDFAERCHRVRKEVSAMPNACKLPRRSSKELISITSPWPSAKWGLDLVGPFSQVPGQVKYLIVGVYYFTKWIEAEPLATIIAQRSRKFLYKNIITSINQEATADNNDSVNNNMPADTSISNDAANPNSRSANDMNGKPQYQYLFCLQVFNGGGIHRMKKHLAKITGDVKKCPKVPYDVEKQMENLLKDIQASKKKRKVSFGEEGGDEVEDAIDEAIQEEQEQQRTSNQQGVGGDPKKKAKVIPPMFAPRTTPGAQPSIKSVLQNKEAIHEVDKRFARWLLDCKIPFNAVMLPYFQDMLDGVAGIGPGYKGPSYDKLRVHLLADLKRESQMLVDSYRSAWKETGCTLMADGWTDQRQRTLINFLVYCSKGLCFVKSVDASSMVKNASHLCTLFSEVIEWIGPNNIVHVVTDNAANYVAAGRLINRKYDNIYWSPCAAHCLNLILKDISSMAHISNLATRASKITVFVYNHTVFLSWLRQRPHWREIVRPGATRFATVFITLKSIFDRKKELQQLVVDSIFTDHKLGRSATGRAVSAIILDAKFWDDCFTVCKLVGPLIYLLRVVDADDPPSLGYVYEGMLRAEDAIKEMFRQSKTAYQPST
- the LOC112733057 gene encoding uncharacterized protein, with translation MRGLLDLVTLYCKCNNLDSVQAMKEIHLYRDRKESFDRQEVIPAASELKPDEWWRLFGGSAPCLQKIAVRILSQASASSGCERNWSLFDQIHTKRRNRLEHDRLNDIVYVTYNLRLKSRKEKEKRKQKTQHDPIDYESISQVDFWVTEEVVEKEPDLPSNVDDLLREIDADLYQSGGGSSGLYAASLSSADQGGNEGEDHPTEADLQQVLADFD